The window tcattacttccagtagatgatatgttgaaaagtgatggacaTATCAAGATTCTAAAGAAAAGGGTTGTgatacaacttcaaaacaaattcccacaaggcaatgaagtgttccaacaagatttggtgaAAAAGAAGCCAATAAAGTAGAAAACGTTTTCAaggaatgaaacattaaagtgctcaCTTGGTTAGCAAACTCCCCACACTAAGACCTGATTGAACATCTTTAGGCAATGGTAAAAAACGACTCAAAATGAAGTGTACtataaaaattgacctcattaaagcaataatatcagtagggtttcataatgaagaaataaaaaaaaatgtgtagtacagtTATTGAATCAAAACCAAATAGTGTATGTGAAATGATTAAGAATAAGATtagtgaatatctagtaattaataaaggacatattaattactagatattcactaattctacaggtatgatttttctgtaaatattactttttattaaataacatctgtgttcagattaatttcaaTGCTACTGTATACATAGCTGAAACAGTGTAAGATGGCCTGTCACTACCATGACAAACTACAAATGACCCCCACAAAACTGACACCAcatataaagcaaaataataatcaGACCAAATCACATCTCATTCATTTGATCATTGAAGCTTTGTTGTTCTTTTCTCCAATATGGCTGCACTTTCAGTCAAggtactctgtatcactgagcacacAAGCCCCCTCATCATCGGCAAGGTCTAATGATTCATAAAGGGAGAACTACatataaaaacgttaaaacatacaaaatacataaaaacttaaaatacataaaacaaaatttaaaatgtaattgtgtaactgtttcttgcttacaataagtaaaaatgttacaGATAAACAAACACCCATGTACAAGACACATGAAAATACAGATggcaaaaatacaaaattagtgttctaaaaatatacataacaaaagaatgaagaaaaaagagagatcataaaacttttaatacgcacagacttcaaaaaaaaaaaatgtgtacggcTAAAAGAGTTAATCTACCTCCAcccaaaaatttttcaataaagaactttcaagaaatttatcttactttttagCCTTCTAAAATAAATAGGCAACTTATTAAACATATTGTACCATTTACATACAGATTTGCATCACTTACTTAATTATACTAATTCTCAAGtcataaatataagaatttttaatatttgatcccttttataactgaaaaatgtcttattttttggTGTAACTCTACAAACATACATTcaataaaccattaaaatttgttatcctTAATAATTGTTCTGCAACTACATTGTTCTATTTACATCAATTTTGGAAGCAAATCCtacataattaattctattcCATAAGAAATCAATGAATAAACTGGCAGTGTTATAAAAGATTGATCAACAGTACAAAATGATAGAAAGTATTAGTATGTACTTGAATTTAGCTTTGAACAACTGTTCTCAAATTTGGTTCAACTCAATAGGTTATCAATAGGTATAATTACAATTAGTTACATTAATTACAACCAAATCAATAAACTCCTTgtcataaatattatgaaaaaaaattgtaaacatggGCAAGTCTAGTCAATATAATTcagaaaatacagttaaaattatttgaataaaataataagttttatttcaatctGATAGCTTGCTTACAAAATTTGTCTATCATATCTGAAATTTACAACCAGAATTTTTAGCCCAAATTAGTTTCTTGAACATAGTACGAGTccaatttgtagatttttaatttatctttacatacctgacataaaataattactattataaaaaaaagagttaatgcTTCATAAGTGAAAcaagaaaaatcttttgtttggctgttaataaaagtattaataataaattgaaactgatatttattgtaaaccctttactgataatattacaataaatattccttGAATCATATACTAACACATAAGATTAATAATTAGCGTATCAAAAACTAATTGTTGTTTATTAgctttacataaagaaaataagtcAACAGTAAAGTGTTAGATAGCAgacattcagtttaatttaaaaatcagtaaaaaatgaatttgtgaaTTATGATCAGAAGATTAAGGAAAACAATAGAAAACAACAATAAAGCAAACAGTTAGGGAGgaacaatatggattcagaaagGAAAGAGACACAAGAGATGAGGTCACTTTAATAAAAACTAAGGATATACAgagaagtaagaaaataaaataataaaaactatataggGATGTACAGAAAGAAGTAAAGAATATGTTCAAATGGACCATAAACTAGCAGCTTCTAGATACATGATAGATAGAAtacataaattatcaataaagaaaCCAGCATGTAAAAAAGAgttaaacactatttttcaaatagCATGAAATAATTGATATAGAaaagaaatgattagaaaaatgaatagaatcagaaataaaaaaaaattaaattaaaacaacaaacgaCAAAAACACTTGATTTAGTAATGTTTGATACTATTAGGCTGATTGaatttaaaagcattaaattatatatctgttagattaataaaatcattcttattatcAATATCACCTACTAACATTTTCTTACTCTGTAGTAATATGAAGTAGCTGTATAATTCCTTATTTTCCCTTCTTGTTATGGTGAATGTGTAAcgtttaatgttaatgtttataagttttaatttaccagaatcaatttttttataaaagtctttATGTAGTGGTTAAATCATTTTGATAGGtagattttatttcttgattaattCTATAAAGTTGTGCAGgttctattatttttcattggtaagttttcatgttatattttacaGTTGTAAAGTTTGGTTTTAtctttaatacatattatatagtttataatctaattatttaatgttatatatgaTTTGCATTAATAATAACATGATAAGAGATATATAGTATTTAATCATTCAAATGTAATAGAAGATTAATTAAACTTGACCAAGAAAAtatacttgtttaatttttatatgttattaaaaaaatgttagttatgtACAAATATGTTACAAAGTGTCTGGAGAAGTAGTACTGTGTTATGGAAGTACTTATGTAACctcaaaaatatacagaaaatttgtaaaaagtggtaactaaaaatcatttcatacctaagattaagaatataaatagatatacaGTATAACTGATTTATGTTGGCTGGAGGATGCCATACACatgaaaattaacatatattttcaaaaagttattttcatgaagcaatataaattacattttaaaaactaacaaaagaaCAACAAAGCGTCAATGATCAAATGAATGAGATGTGATTTGGTCtgattattattttgctttatatgTGGTGTCAGTTTTGTGGGGGTCATCTGTAGTTTGTCATGGTAGTGACAGGCCATCTTACACTGTTTCAGCTATGTATACAGTAGCAttgaaattaatctgaacacagatgttatttaataaaaagtaatatttacagaaaaatcatacctgtagaattagtgaatatctagtaattaatatgtcctttattcttaatcatttcACATACACTATTTGGTTTTGATTCAATAactgtactacacatttttttttatttcttcattatgaaaccctactgatattattgctttaatgaggtcaatttttataGTACACTTCATTTTGAGTCGTTTTTTACCATTGCCTAAAGATGTTCAATCAGGTCTTAGTGTGGGGAGTTTGCTAACCAAGtgagcactttaatgtttcattcctTGAAAACGTTTTCTACTTTATTGGCTTCTTTTtcaccaaatcttgttggaacactccattgccttgtgggaatttgttttgaagttgtatcAACCCTTTTCTTTAGAATCTTGATATGTCCATCACTTTTCAAGATagcatctactggaagtaatgaacgaGGACCTTCAAATATGATACAGTcccgaaatatttttttctggggatatttaactgattgttggatatgtgCTGGAggtgtattttcatctgatgcttttctaacgtaTGAATATATGTTAGATAGTGGTTACATTAAGAGTTTAAAAACATTCTGTTCTCAAATGTGTGTAGTTATTATGATGTGCCACAATTATTACAAACCaatttcaatcattaaaattcaaataataccttatacaattttcattaatttagagACAGCCACTacttcaagctttaattttttgttactctttattttaatagattattttctgTATCATAATTGCTGCAATAGAAACAAAATGAACTAAATTGGATCATGTGTTATGTAAAGCTTTATTAGCCACTAGCCAAATTATCTATTCTTCAAACAagcaaataatgaatatttacagTTAGAAATCCCGTTTCACAGCTCCGGGATGGATTGTTTTAAAAGGAAGCCTTGAGATGATTTTCACAGAATATTGGAGTGATAGTCCACAAAGAATTTCATACTTCTATCACAACAGgttcagaaaataaacaaatattattgaatGAAACTTAATCCACATTTAACCTCATAGGGGAgtgttttaaagttaatttttttaatttgtggtaaATATTGCTTAAGAGTATATATCACTGGTGGTATAAATATTCTTGACAAATTTCAGTATCTCCTCTCAAATAAATCAATGCACTCATTTTACTTCTCCTACGGAGAATACTATGTCAAACTTCAGCTTTGTAGCTATCAAGGAAATTAGAGAATTACTCAAGGGTTATGTTAAAATTAGTTCAGTTGGATGtcaaaaataagtgttttaaaagtttatcacaaaaaaaaacattgtataccAATCAGTAAAAATGTGGATTAAACTAAccttaaatagaataaaatttaaattaaaaaaacctacctcaaaattttgtttggctgCTTGCTCTTCAGCATCATATTTATTGTGGATATTTGTAAGTCTATACtgtcttaaaattccagcaacctCTATTCTAATTTTCATATTCTCTTCTAATTCTTCTAAAGGTTGAAGATATTCTTGAGCTTTGCCGACTTTAACTTCACCTAATTTTATTTCAACCTGTGTAATACGCTCCCTGTAAAGTCTACAACAAAATAATGCAACTGCAAAAGCAAGTTTTTGGTGAAACgttttagttacataaaaaatattaaaatgaatactaAGAACAAAATTTTGGGTTCAAACTTGGATATCGATTGCATTTTTTGCAACATAATGATTACACAGCAACATCTACAAGAGTAAGTCGCTTAAAGACAGGATAtgtcagtaaaataaaacatcaaaatttaatactTACAAATAATATGATTAGATTTAATATACCAGATACCtcataacacaattaaaaataaaaagccctGGTAAATTTTACCTTCTGACCAGATGACAGGGTGTTTTTTTGGTATGATCCTGATCTCAACTCAACCCTACTCTCACTGACACAAGTTATGAGGGGTATCCAGACACTTTAAATAATCATATGCATCTAGCACTTACAgctgatgaaatataaaaactacagACAACACCTTGCTACAAAGTGTGTTTAAATCTCAATGgtgaaaccaaataaaaaataaaaaaaaagtttttttttaagttcgattagattatttttaattaatatatgttttgcaTTTCTTAATGTCAAATGTTCCTAAGTTTCTGGTTGGACATTGCACATTTGCTTACttgggtttttaaaattagtaccaggaatttagaacattttttgtccttatgtttaaattattaacactCTATGACAATCCTAGGAATtcttatttcacaataaataacatACGCTGTAGCTTAATTGggagaatacataaaaaaataattaaagttaaaaattatctcaaaaatcttaaaaatgagaAACCCCCACACTACAATTAACTTttcaaaagttacattaaaaatttactgataaaatgaataaataacctttattatgaaagaccaaaaaaagaaaaccatattATTTCTAATGCCCATTCTCTTAATGGAAATAATAACTACATAAACACTgctttaaaatttgaatgttttttttaaattttcaaattggcATGTATATCACAGTGGACGATGTAGACAAAAGTatattattcatgaatttttgtTAATCTCATAAAATTCAATACCCACTAAAGTCATattgatttatcattttatttttttaattgacatgtgatctttcttttattttcttctcagtacagatttctaatttttttcaaaaaaatttctgatttgacttaaataatattttttaattatatgattttatatcatTTCACGACTATGCAATacagattatttcttttttttttgtaactattatgCATTCAAATTAtatccattaatttaatttattgaacaattttttattttatctctttctgtaaaataattcttaatatgttttttaaaatattagtatattctATTTCCTAATATATACTGGGCaatctataatatatttaatgccCTCAAAATAATAACTTCTTTCAAAGAGTCAAACCGTGCTGGGTAAATTGTAAAGAATCTCTATGGATGGTGTCATATTGATTGGATTGGTGTCTTATTATTGAATTGAGTTttgtagcataaaaaaaatagGCAGTTTCATATTATAAAGAGATGGTAAGGCCaagattttaatttagtttttaaaaatgtttacttggTTGTTGTTTACTGTTGCAGAATTTCATAATAAGCTTACAAGTCATTTCTGACACCTTTACTTCAACAAGCCACATACTGCTCACAGGTAATTTgtcggtttataaaaaaatatgagattacttaaaatgtaatattacttgttaaaaaaattcaaattttgtcaaAGATTGAATAGAActactaataataacaaattttccaattaaataaCATGCATTCAgttgattttgaaaaatacagtCTTCTTGAACACAGACTGTGAATCATGATAAAGTACGCTTGACAATTTCTGTCCCTAACCTCAACCTGATCATCCATAATTTGTTTCCTTCTTCATGACTCAAATGTTTCAAATAACAGCAAAGGTGTAAACTATGATTTGAAAGAAAACACTTTTTGTCTTGGCAGGAGCAGGTGCATGAAGCtcctaaaattttgaaaaatatatacattatattaaatcaacatttcaaacagttttattcAGCACTGTATTTGATAAGTtcctaaaaaacaaataattctgttttattctttaaagacAATCAACTCTATCATACATAGTTTTGTTTCCTAAGAAATCCATAGTCATTATCCCTAATcctaaataatagcaaaaaaaaaaaatctagaagacTGCTGAATCGAATCCTGATCAGCACTTTGATAATTCTGTAACATATTATACCTCATACTtcagctttatttaaataatcaaaagagAGATTCCAGCAAATTTGACCGAATCCTATGATCTTTTCTGAACATATGACAGTAACATTTtactgtaaatgtaaaaaaaatattttgtgcttaaatataaatatttattattactattaatcattttaccaataaaattccAACTTACTGTTCTCTAATTAAAGTGAATTGTCTTTCAAGTTCTGCCATTTGTTCCATACAAGCATTTCTTCTTCTTTCACATTCTGCTGAGTccatttctaaataaaagtagaatgtacaacatcaaaatatttacaacaaccATCGTGTAACATTTAAACAATCAACAATAAGCAAAAcgttactgaaaataatttactataatggTGTGAAAACAATCCCCTAAAACATTCTGAACAGGTGTTGTTTACTTAAGTTCTTCATTTGTGTGCACATAATTAACTATagtaacaaaaaatgttcaaatacaaACCAGAAATCAAATCTAGGATCtctgttattactttattaacagaCTTGCTATCGAAgtgactttatttaaaaatataattaattctaaaacattTCTAACATTTTATCATCATATTAACAAGAGGTAGATGAATGTTTTATGTGTAATTAGTACAAGGTTGCTTccaaatgttcaaaaaaatatttttttaaataatacaaatttaattaaataatactaaaaaacacaaacaaaaaataagttcaaagtaattttaaaaaataacttaaataccaGATACAACTCTTCAAAGAGCTTCTGCACTGATACTACAGATGAGTTCTCTgatattattttgtacttatcTAATGTAGGCAGGTTGTTCTTTAAAACACTGTCTTTCAGATAATCCACAAAAGCATGAGTAGTCAAGGGAATGTGGAAGCCACAACTACTAAATAATTCAATCGATATCTGCATATAAACAAACTGGCATTGCAGTATACAGCCTATCTCACCAAAAACCAGCATTCCTGTACTTCAGTTTCTAATAAGGctaaaaagttcataataaacttCTGACAATGTTTAGCAGTTAATGTTGGTAAAAAAATGAGTCTGGTAACACCTCGTCAAGAAACTACGCATCACAAACTTTTTGTTCATGTGAAAATTCTGCGGCTATTACAACTCTATTATTTTGACTGTTAATGAAACTGGAGCTATTTAATGGTGCTCCAGTGCATAAAAAATACAATCCAAAACATACACACTACCTTGAACAAATGTCTTTACCAATAGTATTGAGGCCAACTGTTCAAACCAAACTTTACTGAAATCAGTTCTCCACAAATGTGACTTGTTTCTCTGGagactttttttaatcatataaaaaattacactttgttTATGACCCACTATAACAACTGTTTTGGGTGAAGTCTAATTATTATACCAGAAATAAGAGACTTATCTGGTACTGCAAAATCAgccttaaaaacattatagtaaaTTGAAAATGACCGAATCATCAGATAATCTTCCAAAATAAGTATATGCCATGATTATATAATCTGCTTTTGTTAACACTGAGATTATAACTAATTCCAAAGAGGAATGAAACAAATCATGTGatctataaatttgtataaactaCTCTCATGACCTACAACCTAAAATTTAACCAGAGTACTTTTCATATTAGATCATGTTTTACCCTTtggtagatatattttttctatacattatttttaacttataaaccaatatttaataattcaatagtaaaaaaaaaaaaaaattcaaacatattttatCCAATCAATAAACTATGTTCTAGAGccatgtttaaagttttttataaggaaataaataaaaacttgttaaataaataaattttcctgattcaagacaattttaaaaagtgttttaagaATTTACATCActgaggtaatttattttttattagtacatgactcaatgttaatataattattaattttgccaCTAATATTCACAATCCACTATTATccccatttttaatatttttacagtcatAACAATCATTTAGATTTTAAGAGAACAGCAATaatgatcataaaataaataaatgtttcagtaCTTTACCTGAACTATCATCAGAATCTGACGCAGCATCACTGCTTTCGCAAGATGAGGTTGATTTATCCGATTCACCAGATTCATGTTCCATTTCTTCTCCATCACTTTCTTCTCTATCCTCTTTAATACCTCGCATTTTAATAGAGcctaaaatgttacatatttttcttgtaattaaaaaaaaaaaaacaggctaaagataaaccCCAATGACTACTATTTtatactagaattataaataaatatattttagtttagaaCAAAGTAatataagcaaattaaaatatgcaatgtaataataaatacctaAGCCTGCTCATACATGTTTCTTTCTTAAGAATTTTATCTGGAAATATAATAGtactacacattaaaaaaataaacaatgtaaattcttctagattttatttcattattaatacccACAATAACATCTTTCAGTAAATAGTcggtcattttttataataagtattattaattcaacaatagtTTTCGAAAAGTTTCCTTATAagagaaaaatagatatttcatttttaacgaatgtggttattaatttaaaaatcaatcttcTAAAtcgaaattatcaaaattttatatccaaAAGATTACTGTATCACTACATACAAGATGCTAAATTTTTCacgcatattaaaataaaattcataaagcaAATCATTTACAACACTTAAATACTAAGAACAACTAAATgcgaaagaaaaatataacctataCTCATTTATGCTACTCCCTCTAAAACACATATTACTTACCAACTGATTTATCCGAGGACTAAATTTCGAGATTCCAAATTGATAAACAAGGGACACAATATTGCATTAATGAAAACATACACACAAAACCAAATtcattctaataaaaagaaaaaaataataaatactcataTGCAAACATAAACACAACACAGATGATAAAGCGTCACAGCCTTT of the Lycorma delicatula isolate Av1 chromosome 10, ASM4794821v1, whole genome shotgun sequence genome contains:
- the Brms1 gene encoding breast cancer metastasis-suppressor 1-like protein isoform X1, with amino-acid sequence MRGIKEDREESDGEEMEHESGESDKSTSSCESSDAASDSDDSSEMDSAECERRRNACMEQMAELERQFTLIREQLYRERITQVEIKLGEVKVGKAQEYLQPLEELEENMKIRIEVAGILRQYRLTNIHNKYDAEEQAAKQNFESEKSLLWDSIKEDLEEKIKRLEEDRNSVDISADLWLCERGMNGGKGGRIKGVNWRRGSKEVISRRKPVTVSGPYIVYMLSDADILEDWTTIKKALSVCKIQSELI
- the Brms1 gene encoding breast cancer metastasis-suppressor 1-like protein isoform X2, with product MRGIKEDREESDGEEMEHESGESDKSTSSCESSDAASDSDDSSEMDSAECERRRNACMEQMAELERQFTLIREQLYRERITQVEIKLGEVKVGKAQEYLQPLEELEENMKIRIEVAGILRQYRLTNIHNKYDAEEQAAKQNFESEKSLLWDSIKEDLEEKIKRLEEDRNSVDISADLWLCERGMNGGKGGRIKGVNWRRGSKEVISRRKPVTVSGPYIVYMLSDADILEDWTTIKKALSVCKIQSECK